In Deltaproteobacteria bacterium, the following proteins share a genomic window:
- a CDS encoding ribonuclease, which yields MKTDERSRLDGNCRIIINMEAPEECRIALLENGRLEAFDIETFSHTQTRGNLYKGRIVRIEPSLRAAFVDIGLSRNAYLPLDDIHPEYYGYSEDRKRIHEFLKKDQDILVQIVKEETHLKGSAVTTYLSIPARYLVLMPGTAQVGVSRKIEDEEERQRLKQILRSCKLPEGVGLIARTVAEGVPKVEIRKDLRYLVRLWSNLRKKAQSAQVPALIYRDRDLVTRFLRDYLTSDVREILVDRQEVYDNIKAFLRIIAPRQVATVRLYQGDVPIFSHFDLEAKIDQVYQSTVSLRSGGYIVIEPTEALVSIDVNSGKSIRERGIEETALKTNLEAAEEIARQLRLRDLGGIIIVDFIDMRNRTNRQQVERHMRKCLKRDRARTEIARISRFGVLELVRQKIRSPVQLGSYCSCPYCHGRGVVRSVEAIALADLRKISAYLADGREKNQGRLVLEASPRVVSYLLNRKRSELCNIEKNFGIEIRVEVNPELGLEEHKLYSETAETGQGLGNRSGVQDSGVRVQGSPKI from the coding sequence ATGAAAACAGATGAAAGATCAAGGCTGGACGGAAATTGCCGGATTATAATCAACATGGAGGCGCCGGAGGAATGCCGGATTGCTCTTCTGGAGAATGGACGTCTCGAGGCCTTTGATATCGAGACTTTCTCTCATACGCAGACAAGAGGCAACCTCTATAAAGGTCGAATAGTAAGGATAGAGCCCAGCCTTCGGGCGGCCTTTGTTGATATCGGCCTTTCCAGAAATGCCTATCTGCCCCTGGATGATATACACCCTGAATATTATGGATATTCAGAAGACAGAAAACGTATCCATGAGTTCTTGAAAAAGGACCAGGATATTCTCGTACAGATAGTCAAGGAAGAGACTCATTTAAAGGGATCTGCTGTGACAACTTATCTGTCGATCCCGGCAAGGTATCTGGTACTGATGCCGGGTACCGCTCAAGTAGGTGTATCCAGGAAGATAGAGGATGAAGAGGAACGCCAGAGGCTTAAGCAGATATTGAGGTCATGCAAGTTGCCGGAAGGTGTGGGACTTATCGCCCGGACAGTGGCTGAGGGAGTTCCAAAGGTTGAAATACGGAAGGATCTCAGATACCTGGTGCGGCTCTGGAGCAACTTGAGGAAAAAGGCGCAGTCCGCCCAGGTCCCGGCCCTGATTTATAGAGACCGGGATCTGGTAACACGGTTTCTGAGGGATTATCTCACAAGCGATGTGCGGGAGATCCTGGTAGACCGGCAAGAGGTCTATGATAACATAAAGGCCTTTCTTCGCATCATCGCCCCCCGGCAGGTAGCAACTGTACGTCTATATCAGGGAGATGTCCCCATTTTTTCACACTTCGACCTTGAGGCCAAGATAGATCAGGTATATCAATCCACGGTCAGCCTGCGTTCCGGAGGATATATTGTCATAGAACCGACCGAGGCGCTGGTGTCTATAGATGTAAATTCCGGGAAAAGTATAAGAGAAAGGGGTATAGAGGAAACGGCGCTGAAGACCAATTTGGAGGCTGCGGAGGAGATAGCCAGGCAACTGCGCCTCAGGGACCTCGGGGGAATAATAATTGTGGATTTTATCGATATGCGTAACAGGACTAACAGGCAGCAGGTGGAAAGGCACATGAGGAAATGCCTCAAAAGAGATCGTGCCAGGACGGAAATTGCCAGGATTTCACGGTTTGGTGTGCTTGAACTGGTGCGCCAGAAGATACGCTCTCCTGTCCAACTGGGCAGTTATTGCTCCTGTCCCTATTGTCATGGAAGAGGGGTGGTGAGGTCTGTGGAGGCCATTGCGCTGGCGGATTTGAGAAAAATCAGTGCATATCTGGCAGATGGTCGTGAAAAGAATCAGGGGCGGCTCGTGCTGGAGGCGTCGCCCCGGGTTGTCTCATATTTGCTTAACCGCAAGCGTTCAGAACTCTGCAACATAGAAAAGAATTTTGGTATTGAAATCAGGGTGGAAGTCAATCCGGAACTCGGGCTGGAGGAGCATAAACTGTATTCGGAAACCGCTGAGACCGGTCAGGGTTTGGGTAACCGTTCAGGGGTTCAAGATTCAGGGGTTAGGGTTCAGGGTTCACCGAAAATTTGA
- a CDS encoding D-alanine--D-alanine ligase: MSEKNKIRLALLCGGHSAEREISIAGAREVERALDPGRYHIMRYDPATDLDRLIRDRSHLDVAFILLHGRYGEDGTIQGLLELIGLPYQGSGVLGSALAMDKHLAKVIYQEAEIPTAPWIHLHRSNKVNTKEIVSRLGLPLMVKPCTQGSSVGIIRVAGEDKLGPAIKEAFRWDDRILAESFIKGREITGGILGLDDLLPLPVVEIIPGSGHSFFDYDAKYLPGATKEICPADIPGQVSEKAQALAVAAHRALQLRAYSRTDMILADTGKIFVLETNTIPGMTQTSLFPRAAEAAGIPFSRLLDQLIDMALSGTV; the protein is encoded by the coding sequence ATGTCAGAGAAAAACAAAATACGACTGGCGCTCCTGTGTGGAGGCCACTCTGCTGAAAGAGAGATATCCATTGCAGGGGCACGAGAGGTAGAAAGGGCGCTCGATCCGGGCCGTTACCACATCATGCGCTATGATCCGGCCACAGACCTTGACCGACTTATCAGAGACAGATCGCACCTGGATGTCGCTTTCATCCTTCTCCACGGCCGGTACGGAGAAGACGGCACTATACAGGGTCTTTTGGAACTCATCGGCTTACCTTATCAAGGCTCCGGGGTCCTGGGCAGCGCTTTGGCCATGGACAAACACCTTGCCAAAGTAATCTATCAGGAGGCTGAGATACCCACTGCTCCATGGATTCACCTCCATCGCAGCAACAAGGTGAACACAAAAGAAATCGTAAGCCGCCTGGGGCTTCCGCTCATGGTCAAACCCTGCACCCAAGGATCAAGCGTGGGAATAATCAGGGTAGCGGGTGAAGACAAACTTGGTCCTGCCATAAAAGAAGCATTTCGATGGGATGACAGGATACTGGCTGAATCCTTCATAAAGGGCCGGGAGATTACAGGAGGAATTCTGGGCCTGGATGATCTTTTACCACTCCCTGTGGTTGAAATCATTCCCGGTTCCGGTCATTCCTTCTTTGACTATGATGCCAAGTACTTACCCGGAGCCACCAAGGAGATCTGCCCGGCAGACATACCGGGTCAGGTATCAGAAAAAGCCCAGGCCCTGGCCGTTGCCGCCCACAGAGCCTTGCAGCTCCGGGCTTACAGCCGTACGGATATGATCCTCGCAGATACCGGTAAAATATTCGTTCTGGAGACCAACACAATTCCGGGGATGACCCAGACAAGCCTGTTCCCCCGGGCCGCAGAGGCTGCCGGGATCCCTTTTAGCAGACTGCTTGATCAACTCATTGATATGGCATTATCCGGAACCGTTTAA